A single genomic interval of Amblyomma americanum isolate KBUSLIRL-KWMA chromosome 11, ASM5285725v1, whole genome shotgun sequence harbors:
- the LOC144111503 gene encoding uncharacterized protein LOC144111503: MGGFTCCVPGCYNNSARDKGLGFYVFPKDHKLRQTWLQRINRAGQTGRFSKFVPTTGHRVCSAHFEGGKKTYMVRVPSIFPLRQQKVEKRRLLTRTEPEVSSTSTVCTEQRGQEVSAFASSSNESDCRQPEVNILMDHSYSSQKFSYDELVKKFCEQKHIATDLLEQAETANAQVAELKRQLERSRLDHAETKKLCDRLQQKNRCLRLELSSMQRKVKTCKAEAAQNIENTYEELVKDEKKLRYYTGFTSSERLEAFWSFLEPDAKRLQFWQMKETDSEDRKFILPLKTQLVLVLMRLRLGLDGLDLAYRFAVSKTTVSRMWATWLDFLDNRLCQVPTWMPPELCDKYRPKAFSDKGYTTVDGILDCTEIFIETPSSFRVQSETYSTYKKHNTAKGLVVCSPNGFVTFVSDLAPGRVSDKALTNSSGVLEKFAPGRSVMADRGFTIEEECKQRSLDLNIPPFLEGRPQLSEEDENETRLIASVRIHVERVIRRIKTYRILSQVFQTACLDS, translated from the exons ATGGGAGGATTCACCTGTTGCGTTCCTGGGTGCTACAACAACAGTGCGAGGGACAAAGGCCTCGGGTTTTATGTCTTTCCGAAAGACCACAAACTCCGACAGACGTGGCTTCAGAGGATAAACAGGGCCGGACAGACTGGCAG GTTCTCAAAGTTTGTTCCAACCACGGGACACAGAGTATGCAGTGCCCACTTCGAAGGGGGCAAAAAGACTTACATGGTCCGTGTTCCCTCAATTTTCCCCCTGAGACAGCAAAAGGTGGAGAAGAGGCGACTGCTGACAAGAACTGAG CCTGAAGTTTCCAGCACCTCAACTGTGTGTACCGAACAACGCGGGCAGGAAGTGTCCGCCTTTGCCAGCAGCAGCAATGAGAGCGACTGTCGACAGCCTGAAGTGAACATACTAATGGACCACTCGTACAGCAGCCAAAAATTTAGTTATGATGAGCTTGTCAAGAAATTTTGTGAACAAAAGCACATTGCAACAGATCTCTTGGAGCAAGCTGAAACAGCAAATGCACAAGTGGCAGAGCTAAAGCGCCAGCTGGAACGAAGTCGGCTTGATCACGCTGAAACAAAAAAGTTGTGCGACCGTCTTCAGCAGAAGAACAGGTGCCTGAGACTCGAGCTATCATCCATGCAGAGAAAAGTAAAAACTTGCAAGGCTGAAGCTGCTCAGAATATAGAAAACACATATGAAGAGCTTGTGAAAGATGAGAAAAAGCTTCGCTATTACACAGGCTTCACGTCCAGCGAGCGTTTGGAGGCTTTTTGGTCATTTTTAGAGCCAGATGCGAAACGTCTTCAGTTCTGGCAGATGAAAGAGACGGACAGTGAGGACAGAAAGTTCATCCTGCCTTTGAAGACCCAACTCGTGCTTGTCCTGATGCGGCTACGGCTTGGTCTTGATGGCCTTGATCTTGCATACAG GTTTGCTGTGTCTAAAACCACTGTCTCAAGGATGTGGGCAACATGGTTGGATTTTTTGGACAATAGGCTTTGCCAG GTCCCAACCTGGATGCCACCAGAACTATGTGACAAGTACAGGCCAAAAGCGTTCAGCGACAAAGGCTACACTACTGTTGACGGCATACTCGACTGCACTGAAATTTTCATAGAAACACCATCTTCATTCAGAGTCCAAAGTGAAACGTACTCCACATACAAAAAACATAATACTGCAAAGGGACTAGTTGTCTGCAGCCCTAATGGATTTGTCACATTTGTATCAGATCTGGCTCCCGGGAGAGTGTCTGACAAAGCACTGACAAATTCTTCTGGGGTGCTGGAGAAGTTTGCACCAGGGCGAAGTGTGATGGCTGACAGGGGATTCACCATTGAAGAAGAGTGCAAGCAGCGGTCCCTGGACCTCAACATACCACCATTCCTGGAAGGACGGCCTCAACTCTCAGAAGAAGATGAAAATGAGACAAGACTGATTGCTAGTGTGCGGATACATGTGGAAAGGGTGATCAGGAGGATCAAGACATACAGAATACTCTCCCAAGTGTTCCAAACAGCATGTCTGGACAGCTGA